The DNA sequence ACGGTCCTATTttatgggccgttggatttccaacggtaaaaaacatttaaaaatctaatttaatttcatccgtttgatctaagatcaacggtccacgttattaggctttgtaaattaaaaaaaaaaaagaaaaaacagtttaaaaatctaaaatgttaccgttgtgacacgtggcacaatctggagtgttggaatttaaatttttttaaatccaacggcagagattaattaggtgaataaaaattaaaaaaaaatgtaaaaaaattcttaaaaatccgaaaaaaaattatgaaaaattataaaaaattttgatttcacttcacctataaataccttctcattatcttctaccctacaccacaatttcatattttctcaactactttcaaccacattcctatctttctttcaaagtttcaatccaatttttttccaacaaaatgactactcaaccaggtacgaattggacgcttcttgaagatgttgcgttgtgtactagttgggttcaagttactcatgattcgattacgggtaatgagatgcagttgcgagaaatgtggagtcttattcataccaattatcttgagaaaattggtgggcAAAGAACTAAggaatcgatgtccagtcgttggaaattacttagtcaatcgtttagtacgtggagagacgccttggcacaagctagtggtaatcttcgaagtggggaaaatttaacggatcaggtaacaatatattatttatttgttagctactttcattatatttatttgtttgtattatttatttgttatcttctttcattataattatttgttagctactttcattatatttatttgtttgtattatttgttacctactttcattataattatttgttagctactttcattataattatttgtttgtattatttatttgttacctactttcattataattatttggttgtattatttatttgttacctactttcattataattatttgttagctactttcattatatttatttgtttgtattatttatttgttacctactttcattataattatttgttagctactttcatttataattatttgtttgtattatttatttgttacatactttcattataattatttatgtGTTACCTAttctcattataattatttgtttgtgtaggaacttcaagcacaagcttggtatggtgccaaaaccaaaagcaaaaacaaaacattcacccggtttgaatgttggaatattgtcaaagattgtcctaaatttagAGTTGTGCATATCGGTCCAGAAGTTTTCATGAACAGCACCCCTCTACACTCTACACCTGAGCATGCCTCGCATGatcatgatgaagatgatgaagaagtgcctgaaacgcccCCCGTTGAACAAGCGTCGaggtcgacccgttatccaattaggcctcaaggtaagaaggcttcaaagagaaaaggtaatgcttccaagaatgattatgcaaagtatatggaagatcttgcccgccaaggtgaattgaatttggcccgggaaatggctaaatttgaggctgataaggctagagaggatgcaaaagctgcagcttttgagagaaaatttgaagctgatgagagagaaagagaactacttcggcaagaaagggaacatagaagagaagaaagaatggctgaacgagatcgtgacattatgaatgagcctttagaagggaagtctccagactctaaatatttttggaagtcagAGAAAGCGGATGTGTtgcgaaggaggcgtgcaagagaagcgagagcaagaggagatggtcctagcaccacAAGAGAAGATTATCCTAGCATgacaagagaagatcatcctagcaccacaaattggttaggtgATGGTTATCATCCATTCACGaacccataattttccaatcaattcgggttgtaatttcttattcgggttgtaatttcttattcattgaatagagtactttatgttgtttccaatttattgaacttAGTACTTTATTCAAAACAcatttaaacacaccaaataaaataacatcaacacaccaaataaacacaccaaataaaaaaaacaccaaataaaataaaattacatttcaactcactaaatgaactaaaaaaacacaccacataaaataaaataaacacaccaaataaaaacaaacaccaaataaaataaaattacatttcatctcactaaatgaactaaaaaaacacaccacataaaataaaataaacacaccaaataaaataaaattacatttcaactcactaaatgaactaaaaaaacacaccacataaaataaaataaacacaccaaataaaaacaaacaccaaataaaataaaattacatttcaactcactaaatgaactaaaaaaacacaccacataaaataaaataaacacaccaaataaaaacaaacactaatGAACTTAAGTATCGTCAGCACCCCTCAattcccactggtgctctatcaagtcaagttggcgggcattgtgcatatttgacctttgaagtgcagtatatcgttggatgatcctttcattgtaacgtccatccctttctaatggctcatgttgcacgggctcatcggtggcgtcatgagcacaatatatacgtgttcttgaattgttcatcgtgtctggctcatattcatcaacggcttcataatcgtactcatcttccacaatcatgttgtgaagaatgatgcacgtcatcatgatggatcgaagcgactctacatcaaacaatctggcagcacccctgatgatcgcccagcgagcttggaggataccgaaacaacgctccacatccttcctgcacccttcttgacatcttgcaaagtgtttttcctttgcactgcgcggacgtggcactgttttgacaaatgttgaccaccttgggtaaatgccatcagctaggtagtatggcccgtcgtaCATACGTCCATTGACCTcatacgtgacttttggtgcatttccttgcaggacatcgttgaacactggggattgggcaaggacgttgaggtcattttgagctcccggaaccccgaaaaaggcgtgccaaatccatgtatcaaaagatgccaccgcctccaaaatgatactttttgatccttttctgtccccataagcgccttgccatgcacttggacagtttttccaagtccagtgcatacaatcaatgcttccaatcatccctggaaaacctcgcatctcgcctttcttcagaagcctttgcaagtccatatGAGTAGGTCtccggaggtactctgcggtgtagatagattcgattgccGAACAAAACCTCATgagggactcaagaatggttgattgtcccatcctcgttatctcgtccacttggtctgcagctgctccatatgcaagcatccgcaaggcagcagtaattttttgctgaggcaggagacccatagcaccaaaagcatccggcttttgcacaaagtaagaatcatggttgcaaacagcgcccatgattttgttgaacaaatgtcgttccattctaaaacgacgtcggaAGTATGTTtcagggaatgcactgttacggacaaaataatcgtccaagagcTCCTGACCTCGTCGTTGCCTGTTTCTATCAATGTTTACAGCACGGTTGGGCCTGCAGATATGAGCCACAGCTTGGACGACTCGACGGGATTGTGAGGCTCCTGCCATTCTTGATTCGTCATCTCTTCGTCTACGCtcgtcatcctcttccatctcattttgggcCCAATCCCTAACATTGAACATTCCTtgtgattggttaaacaattcttcctcttcttgctcgatttcccacatcatctttgaagaagaagaagaagacattgtaaaaaggaaacagaaactatgaataatgatagggattttggtgaagaaggaagcaaaaactatgaataatgatagggattttggcgaagaaggaagcagaaactatgaataatgatagagatcttgagaaaattggtgtgagatttatgAGGATGGATGggggattatatggaggatttagaagggattaggttgtagataatgccacgtggcatgccgtcattcgttaaaaatctggtggaaatctatcctcaaagattgtaatcggattgtgacacgtggcacgacgtgattggttaaaaatcttatcagaaatccatcaccaataattgtcttttcagataatgacacgtgcctTGACACaacaattaaaaatcttatcggaaatccatcaccaataattttctttgcggataatgacacgtggcgcaacgagaacgattaaaaatcttatccgaaataacaaatataattattttgaattattttataaatacaaaaatacaaaaattttattgctattggcttttcggataatgacacgtggtgcaacgagaacgattaaaaatcttatccgaaattacaaataaaattattatgtattattttataaataaaaaaatattaatattttattgccaattgccagggctattcagtgcaggggtggagatgcaaaaggcaattGACAGGGGAATGCACTattcattaagggcagttactgttcactaggtggattaaatagtgaattgtctggggggagggctcctacactggagttgctctaagtaCTGCCTCCTACTTTAGAGTTTACCTCACAAGAGTAACAGGTCAAATATTTGATTGTGCGAGCGTACCACAATTAAATAATGTTGTTAACTAATATTGATTTCTAATCAAGTGTTGAAgtgacaacaattttttttattccaagAAATTAAATCATGTACAGAAATCCAATCGTCCGTAGGAGCATCACAAAAGATAaagtgaaaataataaaaagttacaatattaacaatatatcaataatatttatgttaattataaaTAGGTTAATCATGTATTACGATACTTAAATgcgtttaaaataaataaaaattacaaaatttgccATTACAGCTggcacccactacacccatttctcatagtttttatattttggaaataagTCAATAAGGATTAGACACTGTGATACAgtgtttgtttcttgattttgCTTTTTACAATTGGATTCAGACAATGTGTTACAGTCCCCATTTACTGCTTTCGTTTTTTCCATCACTCACACGTCTCCTCCGTGTTTTTTTTTAGACACTATAATGCAATGTTCGTTTCctagttttgttttttacttttggATTTAGACATTGTGTTGCAGTGTTTGTTTCATGGTTCTGTTTTTTCCATCTCTCACACGCCTCCTAAGCTTTAGACACTGTAATGGAGTGTCTATTATGTTTTTTACTTTTGGATTTAGACAATGTAATGCAATGTCCGTTTTCTGGTTCTGTTTTTTACATTTTGATTCAAACATTGCAGTGCATTGCCTGTTTTTTGGTTCCGTTTTCTTGAGTTGAGTAGATTGTTCCATGTAAACGAAGGGCACGAAAGAGATAGTAAAAGAATATTCATGTTCTAACTATTTATAATAGTTTAAAGCCCATATGACATTCATAGAGAGAAGGAGACATAGAATGATAGAAGAGTCAAGTTCTAACTATTTACAATGGCTTAAAGCCCATGGTGTATTCATCATTGACCTAtacctaattaataaaaatataacattGATTAAgtctaaaacaaaaaatatgtcATTGATATATGACTAAATAGtaaaatttttattgatttttggcTAAACTACCTTTATTATAATTACCTCAACATCAAATAGTCTCTAATATTATTGAAGCGTGGCCAACCTTTATGCAAGTAGTTACTGAAATTAATTTGATTACATATATTACAACGATCAGATCTCTCTTGTTTGGAACATTGGAACAAAAGGTGCGATGTCTGCATGGTGGACGTCCATTTTAGGCCATCATTTATACGTAATAGAACAAGTTTGGAGAGTGACGGAGCCAGAATCGATGTTAGGAGGGTCTCTAAACCATATGCTAGAAATTGATAAAACCTAAAATAACTAATGAGAAAAAATGTTCATTTTTTGtagtagaatgaaattttttattcaaaagacgatttaaaaatttatatatatatatatatattaacaaacgatattatttgcACTAAGGGGGATGGAtaagctaagcctcacaatcggtaagcaataatatagttcaaattcgcctttttggtgagaatcgaacttaagacctctcacttccaagtaaagaggaataccactagaccgtagtactaagtggctataAGTTTCTACATTGAAGTTGGAAAATAATTAATATTCATGGCTCAAAACTGCAGCTATAGAAATTGTGATTCAAGATAAATTCTTCTTCTATTCCATATATGCGTGGTTTCATTATAAAACAACACTCTATCATGCAAAATAGTGAACTAACTAAGGAAGACTAGTTGAACAAAGGCTTTGGTTCCACAACAATACTACTAtagaacacattttttttttgtcaattagaGAAATATAATAAAGTCGAAGAATGCAGAGTATAACCAACCAAAAGAATATAAAGAGAAGCTACATAATGAAAAAATTTTAGGGTAGACCCGAACCTCCCCTAGTTCTCAAGTGGCTCCGCCGCTGAGTTTGGATgatagatttttcagtgtgacaaTCACATCGTCACATAATGTTATTGTTTAATGATCAAGTGATAACATGTGTGTTTATTGTCAAAATTACACCTTAGATCCATAACACATCAATCGTCATCAGTAAGTGTGGATCCACATATGAACCAAGGTGTGGTTGGGACCCACTGGAGGTCGAAAAGCACGCCTGCGAAGCCCACCAAGTGTTTGAAGTAATGCATGATCTATATACCTTGACAAATTAAGCGGCACATGATCTCGACAACACTCATCATATTGTTTCTATCTAAATACTAGATCCTTAACTGTGACTTCCAAAGTTCGAATCGTGTGCATACACCATTGATAATCAATCATGTCGTCCATCTATCATATTATTTATATCTAAATACCTGATCTTTAATTGTGACTTCCAAAGTTCGAATTGTGTGCATACACCATTGATGATCAATCATGTCGTCCATCTATATTGATATAACACATACCAACTCTTTTATAAGCACATCTAAAATCTGTTTCTCTCCAATATAGTATTATACTCTCAACACTCGATGGATCCGGCGAAGAGTTTACACTCAGCACTTTGATCAATTCGGCCAATTAATTGTGTCTGAAATTAGTCTCCAAATAGGGTCGCAAAGATGATGAAAGCATGTTGAGAAAGAATTCAAAAACTTATCACATATGTTCCCCATCTTCTTGTCCACTCTCCACTTGGGCTGTCTGGCACCATTTGCTTTTTATCTTCCAAATAATCAGGATTTACAGCTTTCAtttcaaacacaaaaataataattcaaaagaATCTAGAAAATCAAGTTGCTCTTTATCACAGTAGTAAAAATGTGTTGAACTCTTACATGACAGTGTGGGTTTAAATTATGTTACTGACTAATCAAACattctaacaaaatctattgtttgacaaaaaaaaaaaaaaaaaaaaatgtgcatgtttttttttaatttgtagataaaaaagaaaactaacaaaaagtccaaaaaaactttagttttaatgaaaaatcacaaataaaggtatagtgaatactgaatagtatcaagaaaagataaaaacgtagttttttcgttaaaagaaTAATACTGAAaatgtttcgttaaaattctctgGATATAAAGCATTACCAATTGGATTGGATGTTTTGGATCCCAATCCCCATATCTAATCTTCGAATTATTATGATTAGCCAGGTGTCTCCTGGGCCACATGTCATTTCGTTGGGCTGAAAAATATGGTCGAAATCAGGACCCAGTTTATGTACACTGCAACTGTGATATGCTGATATATGCCCCAGCTAGCTAAAAGTCCAAATTATTAATGTGGTGCAGCTAAGCGCGAGCTgtttttttcctcctttttcttaACGTCAAAAGAAAATTTTCCGATAACCCCGAAAGAATCGATTATCGATATGATGCAAGGACGTGTTAAgattgcactgaacttgcactttATATGTGCCACAATTCTTTAGCACTTTCTGATCTCTTATCCTCACACTTGTCTTAGTTAGATTTCCAATCTCattggatttttcttttatatgcTTTGTCTTTAATCTATTTAAGCGAATATCTTTAGATGTTAACATTTTTCACCAAAGATTAAATTTCATATTTACTCCCTCATGTGTTTCATCTAACAACACTATCTCATGATTATCATCTACGGAAAAAACATACATCAAAAGATATCATCTTACAAAAACAATCCCAAACATAAACAAATTTGTTGTAAAAATGCCTTACAAAATCAAATTCCAGACATACCTTAAAATTGTAAGACGTAAAAAACACACGCTTTATGCATGCAACTTGTCAAATCTcatcaatttttccttttttccatAATTTATGATCACTCACCAATTAAGAAAACCCGCTAGTGATTAAATTCCCATACAACAACTTTTTTCTCAACATTGAAATAT is a window from the Malus domestica chromosome 16, GDT2T_hap1 genome containing:
- the LOC139193210 gene encoding uncharacterized protein, with protein sequence MTTQPGTNWTLLEDVALCTSWVQVTHDSITGNEMQLREMWSLIHTNYLEKIGGQRTKESMSSRWKLLSQSFSTWRDALAQASGNLRSGENLTDQELQAQAWYGAKTKSKNKTFTRFECWNIVKDCPKFRVVHIGPEVFMNSTPLHSTPEHASHDHDEDDEEVPETPPVEQASRSTRYPIRPQGKKASKRKGNASKNDYAKYMEDLARQGELNLAREMAKFEADKAREDAKAAAFERKFEADERERELLRQEREHRREERMAERDRDIMNEPLEGKSPDSKYFWKSEKADVLRRRRAREARARGDGPSTTREDYPSMTREDHPSTTNWLGDGYHPFTNP